Proteins from a genomic interval of Zingiber officinale cultivar Zhangliang chromosome 2A, Zo_v1.1, whole genome shotgun sequence:
- the LOC122042094 gene encoding RING-H2 finger protein ATL46-like — protein sequence MPVSYRSIRAPDLISEAKNQSSHNFSTFLRDSLPVASSDSSPAPSSPGSRISPVLLFIIVIVALVVFIAGLLHLLLKFVIKKHSFPSSFQHSSGQPDAAEVAGSDALQRQLRQLFHLHDSGLDQTYIDALPVFFYREIIGSKEPFDCAVCLCEFAQEDKLRLLPTCGHAFHINCIDTWLLSNSTCPLCRGALFVPGLPIENPIFDFELPGEEDEFPQESEAPETNMEKRVFSVRLGKFKNFGTRGVVDGGGGIAAGVVGREEGETSNNATRRCFSMGSYQYVVAATNLQVSLNSVHVTNGYAKGTRRLNENHTNTNVTKVLERNKLGLGSRGESFSESKIWQWTNNKGKLPVSLDSSSPGGYLSWIRSSRDT from the coding sequence ATGCCTGTCTCCTATAGATCAATAAGAGCTCCTGATCTCATCTCTGAGGCCAAGAACCAATCTTCGCATAATTTCAGTACCTTTCTGAGAGATTCACTGCCAGTTGCATCATCGGACTCCTCACCGGCACCATCTTCACCGGGCAGTAGGATAAGCCCAGTACTCCTCTTCATCATAGTCATTGTTGCTCTTGTAGTCTTCATTgctggtcttctccacctactgTTGAAATTCGTCATCAAGAAGCACTCTTTTCCCAGCTCCTTCCAGCACTCGAGCGGCCAACCAGACGCTGCAGAAGTCGCTGGATCCGATGCACTCCAACGGCAGCTTCGGCAACTCTTCCACCTCCATGACTCAGGCCTTGACCAGACTTACATTGATGCACTGCCAGTCTTTTTCTACAGGGAGATCATTGGATCCAAGGAGCCATTTGATTGTGCCGTCTGCCTCTGTGAATTTGCTCAGGAAGACAAGCTCAGGCTTTTGCCGACGTGTGGCCATGCTTTCCACATCAATTGCATAGACACATGGCTACTTTCTAATTCTACTTGCCCTCTGTGCCGAGGGGCACTCTTCGTGCCCGGCCTCCCGATTGAAAATCCAATTTTCGATTTTGAGTTGCCAGGGGAAGAGGATGAATTTCCACAAGAATCAGAAGCCCCTGAAACTAACATGGAAAAGAGAGTGTTTTCAGTGAGGCTAGGAAAATTCAAGAACTTTGGCACTAGAGGTGTTGTTGATGGTGGCGGCGGCATTGCTGCTGGCGTTGTAGGAAGGGAGGAAGGAGAGACTAGCAATAATGCTACAAGGAGGTGCTTTTCCATGGGCTCTTATCAATATGTTGTCGCTGCGACGAATCTCCAAGTTTCTCTAAACAGTGTTCATGTCACGAATGGCTACGCAAAGGGAACCAGGCGACTGAATGAGAATCATACAAACACGAATGTCACGAAGGTTTTAGAGAGGAATAAACTGGGTTTAGGAAGTAGAGGTGAGAGTTTCTCAGAGTCAAAAATCTGGCAGTGGACtaacaataaaggaaaactcCCAGTGTCTTTGGATAGTAGTTCGCCTGGTGGGTACTTGTCATGGATTAGAAGTAGTAGGGATACATGA
- the LOC122042095 gene encoding homeobox-leucine zipper protein HOX16-like isoform X2, whose product MSSRRLIFDSSSSSTSRGRLIFLSSPSSVFSGHDASKRPRFFTSQDEIYEEYYEELLPEKKRRLTSEQICMLERSFEEENKLEPERKSELAKKLGLQPRQVAVWFQNRRARWKNKQVENDYDCLKASYDALVLDHDAVRKDNERLRCQVSFLLEKLQANDQQGASGVTVLSPDDQAALGADPMALNFQKKVDDLLSTGSGAHAAVTAIGEPHLPVEESLLPESGHPVGPSDAGTHSEDDISNEGCSYYPNSVFTNRQQLQQQDVQLDEWLGCVESIFFH is encoded by the exons ATGAGTTCCCGCCGTCTGATCTTCGATTCGTCTTCCTCTTCCACCTCCCGCGGCCGCTTGATCTTCTTGAGCAGTCCGAGCTCGGTCTTTTCAG GGCACGATGCCAGCAAGAGACCACGGTTTTTCACGTCACAGGACGAGATCTACGAGGAGTATTACGAGGAGCTCCTGCCGGAGAAGAAGCGCCGCCTCACTTCGGAGCAG ATATGCATGTTGGAGCGGAGCTTTGAGGAGGAGAACAAGCTGGAGCCGGAGCGCAAGAGCGAGCTTGCTAAGAAATTAGGGCTACAACCGAGGCAGGTGGCGGTGTGGTTCCAGAACCGTCGTGCTCGGTGGAAGAACAAGCAGGTGGAGAATGACTACGATTGTCTGAAGGCCTCTTATGATGCGCTCGTCCTCGACCATGATGCCGTTCGCAAGGACAACGAACGCTTGCGTTGTCAG GTGAGCTTTCTACTGGAAAAGTTGCAAGCAAATGATCAGCAAGGGGCATCTGGAGTCACCGTTCTGTCGCCAGATGATCAGGCAGCATTGGGTGCTGATCCGATGGCCCTGAATTTCCAGAAGAAGGTGGACGACCTTCTGAGCACGGGAAGTGGTGCACACGCAGCGGTGACAGCCATCGGAGAGCCTCATCTCCCTGTGGAGGAGTCCTTGCTCCCGGAAAGTGGCCACCCTGTTGGACCATCAGACGCTGGCACCCATTCTGAGGACGACATTAGCAATGAGGGCTGCAGCTATTATCCCAACAGCGTCTTTACAAATCGTCAGCAACTGCAACAGCAAGATGTGCAGTTGGATGAATGGCTGGGTTGTGTGGAAAGCATTTTCTTCCACTAG
- the LOC122042095 gene encoding homeobox-leucine zipper protein HOX16-like isoform X1 — MSSRRLIFDSSSSSTSRGRLIFLSSPSSVFSGVKSVVMGAGHDASKRPRFFTSQDEIYEEYYEELLPEKKRRLTSEQICMLERSFEEENKLEPERKSELAKKLGLQPRQVAVWFQNRRARWKNKQVENDYDCLKASYDALVLDHDAVRKDNERLRCQVSFLLEKLQANDQQGASGVTVLSPDDQAALGADPMALNFQKKVDDLLSTGSGAHAAVTAIGEPHLPVEESLLPESGHPVGPSDAGTHSEDDISNEGCSYYPNSVFTNRQQLQQQDVQLDEWLGCVESIFFH; from the exons ATGAGTTCCCGCCGTCTGATCTTCGATTCGTCTTCCTCTTCCACCTCCCGCGGCCGCTTGATCTTCTTGAGCAGTCCGAGCTCGGTCTTTTCAG GGGTGAAATCGGTGGTGATGGGCGCAGGGCACGATGCCAGCAAGAGACCACGGTTTTTCACGTCACAGGACGAGATCTACGAGGAGTATTACGAGGAGCTCCTGCCGGAGAAGAAGCGCCGCCTCACTTCGGAGCAG ATATGCATGTTGGAGCGGAGCTTTGAGGAGGAGAACAAGCTGGAGCCGGAGCGCAAGAGCGAGCTTGCTAAGAAATTAGGGCTACAACCGAGGCAGGTGGCGGTGTGGTTCCAGAACCGTCGTGCTCGGTGGAAGAACAAGCAGGTGGAGAATGACTACGATTGTCTGAAGGCCTCTTATGATGCGCTCGTCCTCGACCATGATGCCGTTCGCAAGGACAACGAACGCTTGCGTTGTCAG GTGAGCTTTCTACTGGAAAAGTTGCAAGCAAATGATCAGCAAGGGGCATCTGGAGTCACCGTTCTGTCGCCAGATGATCAGGCAGCATTGGGTGCTGATCCGATGGCCCTGAATTTCCAGAAGAAGGTGGACGACCTTCTGAGCACGGGAAGTGGTGCACACGCAGCGGTGACAGCCATCGGAGAGCCTCATCTCCCTGTGGAGGAGTCCTTGCTCCCGGAAAGTGGCCACCCTGTTGGACCATCAGACGCTGGCACCCATTCTGAGGACGACATTAGCAATGAGGGCTGCAGCTATTATCCCAACAGCGTCTTTACAAATCGTCAGCAACTGCAACAGCAAGATGTGCAGTTGGATGAATGGCTGGGTTGTGTGGAAAGCATTTTCTTCCACTAG
- the LOC122042096 gene encoding protein NRT1/ PTR FAMILY 5.8-like: MALEMKSSSGLSKSCILIIVVASVERFAYKGVASNLLSYLTHHVKMSTSSAAKSVSTWSGVTSMLPLASAILADSYWDRYSTITVSSLLYIMGFVGLTSWALLCAWMPTSSLFLPLYLISLGQGGYNPSLQAFGADQLDTDDERSNKKSLFFQWWYFGICSGSLLGNSIMSYIQDTFGWGLGFAIPTCAMAVSVACFLCSSRVYVHKIPDRPYKFRSKSLIGLENDAEELELQAKPLGSASDCTGGDVADEPPGVAKTILRLLPIWTMLLTFAVIFQQPLTFFTKQGMMMKHSVGQRRTIVIPPAMLQSAITMSIILIMPLYDKLIIPFLHLLTGKEKGITVLQRIGIGMCLSVIAMVVAAVVESKRIRILQSGGMLLPHDQPLQLESQLSIFWLLPQYILLGISDVFTVVGMQEFFYMEVPATMRTIGIALYLSVFGFGSFLSALLISVLEFFSKSNGKNQSWFSDDIREARLDSYYWFLASLSAISFLAFAYLCRHYNNMN; this comes from the exons ATGGCTCTGGAAATGAAGAGCTCCTCAGGCCTTAGCAAATCATGCATACTCATAATTG TGGTGGCGAGCGTGGAGAGATTTGCTTACAAAGGAGTGGCCTCCAACCTGCTGAGCTATCTCACTCACCATGTGAAGATGAGCACCTCTTCGGCTGCCAAGAGCGTCAGCACTTGGAGTGGAGTCACTTCCATGCTTCCTCTCGCCAGTGCCATCCTCGCTGATTCCTACTGGGATCGTTACTCCACCATTACAGTCTCTTCCTTGCTCTACATCATG GGATTCGTGGGGTTGACCTCGTGGGCGTTGCTGTGCGCATGGATGCCGACTTCATCTCTGTTCCTTCCGCTCTACTTGATTTCCTTAGGTCAAGGAGGATACAACCCTTCGTTGCAAGCGTTCGGAGCCGATCAGTTGGACACAGATGACGAGAGGAGCAACAAGAAGAGCTTGTTCTTCCAGTGGTGGTACTTCGGCATCTGCAGCGGCAGCCTCTTGGGCAACTCCATCATGTCCTACATCCAAGACACTTTTGGTTGGGGACTGGGGTTCGCCATCCCTACCTGTGCCATGGCCGTCTCGGTGGCTTGCTTCCTCTGCTCGTCCCGGGTTTACGTCCACAAGATCCCCGATCGGCCTTATAAATTCAGGTCGAAAAGCCTCATCGGTTTGGAAAATGATGCTGAAGAACTCGA GTTACAAGCGAAACCTCTTGGCTCGGCGTCTGATTGCACCGGCGGCGACGTCGCCGATGAACCGCCTGGCGTGGCTAAAACAATTCTCAGACTCCTGCCAATCTGGACGATGCTCCTCACGTTCGCAGTGATCTTCCAGCAGCCGCTCACCTTCTTCACGAAGCAAGGCATGATGATGAAACACAGCGTCGGACAGCGACGAACAATCGTGATCCCTCCGGCGATGCTGCAGAGCGCCATCACCATGTCCATCATCCTCATCATGCCTCTCTACGACAAGCTCATAATCCCCTTCCTCCACCTCCTCACCGGAAAAGAGAAGGGAATCACTGTGCTCCAGAGGATCGGCATTGGGATGTGTCTCTCCGTCATCGCCATGGTCGTCGCCGCCGTCGTCGAATCGAAACGGATCCGAATTCTGCAAAGTGGAGGAATGCTCCTGCCACACGATCAGCCGCTTCAGCTTGAATCTCAGCTGAGCATCTTTTGGCTGTTGCCGCAGTACATTCTCCTGGGAATTTCCGACGTGTTCACCGTCGTGGGGATGCAGGAGTTCTTCTACATGGAGGTGCCGGCGACGATGCGGACGATCGGAATTGCGCTGTACCTCAGCGTTTTCGGATTCGGAAGCTTCTTGAGTGCTCTTCTGATATCAGTTCTGGAATTTTTCAGTAAATCAAATGGGAAGAACCAAAGCTGGTTCTCCGATGATATCAGGGAAGCAAGGCTCGACAGCTACTACTGGTTCTTAGCTTCGTTGAGCGCCATTAGCTTTCTTGCGTTTGCATACTTGTGTAGACACTACAACAATATGAATTAA
- the LOC122043939 gene encoding trimethyltridecatetraene synthase-like has product MELIITYLVIAFILVLVPLAGLRHSRRRCRCRKFNLPPGPKPWPVIGNLHLIGPLSHQSLHALAKKHGPLMYLLLGSRPTVVGSSAAVARFFFKTHDLSFSDRPNTFVTKYTAYNSSDMVWSPYGPYWRQVRRLSLTELFSAKRLHSFSSIRVDEVHSLLRRIFDASAQVVVKEFLFTFAFNVISRMAFGKQYIAQDFKEGIEELVMLFGVFNLGDYIPWLGFLDLLGNVRRMKLLGRKLDSLYEQILVDHEEHRLCEGDAFVAKDTVDVLLLMVDDPTIDNDTRLDRDRVKAFIQSMIVGASGSSSVTIEWAISELVRNPEKQRKAAEELEQVVGRGRWVEEDDIPRLPYLVAVVKETMRLHPAVPLLVPRQAREHAVAGEDCGGYDVPAGTSVLVNVWAMGRDPSVWESPEEFMPERFLGSAVDVKGQDMELLPFGAGRRMCPGYGLGLKMIQLLMANLVHGFEWLPPAGMRPEEVSMEEAPGTTLRREVPLKAIVVPKLPRHLY; this is encoded by the exons ATGGAGCTAATTATTACTTATTTGGTCATCGCATTTATACTTGTACTGGTACCTCTCGCCGGCCTTCGCCACAGCCGCCGCCGCTGCCGCTGCCGCAAATTTAACCTTCCCCCGGGTCCCAAGCCATGGCCAGTGATCGGAAACCTCCACCTCATCGGCCCACTTAGCCACCAATCCCTCCACGCCCTCGCCAAGAAGCACGGCCCACTCATGTATCTCCTCCTCGGATCCCGCCCAACCGTCGTCGGCTCCTCCGCCGCCGTAGCCCGGTTCTTCTTCAAGACCCACGACCTCTCCTTCTCCGACCGCCCCAACACGTTCGTCACCAAGTACACGGCATACAACTCTTCCGACATGGTTTGGTCACCCTACGGCCCCTACTGGCGCCAGGTCCGCCGCCTATCCCTCACCGAGCTGTTCAGCGCCAAACGCCTCCACTCCTTCTCCTCCATCCGCGTCGACGAGGTCCACTCCCTCCTACGCCGCATTTTTGACGCGTCTGCGCAGGTCGTCGTCAAGGAATTCCTCTTCACCTTCGCGTTCAATGTCATCAGCCGCATGGCTTTTGGGAAGCAATACATAGCACAGGACTTCAAGGAGGGGATCGAGGAATTAGTGATGCTTTTTGGAGTCTTCAACCTCGGCGATTACATTCCCTGGCTCGGATTTCTCGACCTGCTGGGCAACGTCCGCCGGATGAAGCTGCTGGGCCGGAAGCTCGACAGCTTGTACGAGCAAATTCTGGTCGACCACGAGGAGCACCGCCTATGCGAAGGTGACGCCTTCGTTGCCAAGGACACGGTCGACGTGCTCCTTCTGATGGTCGATGATCCAACCATCGACAACGATACCAGACTTGATAGGGACAGAGTCAAAGCTTTCATTCAG AGCATGATCGTTGGGGCCTCCGGCTCGTCGTCGGTGACCATCGAATGGGCCATCTCAGAGCTCGTACGGAACCCTGAGAAACAGAGGAAGGCAGCAGAGGAGCTGGAGCAGGTTGTAGGCCGAGGGCGGTGGGTGGAGGAGGATGACATCCCACGGCTTCCGTACCTGGTGGCCGTCGTCAAGGAAACGATGCGCTTGCACCCGGCGGTGCCCCTGCTCGTTCCGCGGCAAGCTCGGGAGCACGCCGTCGCGGGCGAGGACTGCGGCGGATATGACGTCCCCGCGGGGACGAGCGTGCTGGTGAACGTGTGGGCCATGGGGCGGGATCCATCTGTGTGGGAGTCGCCGGAGGAGTTCATGCCGGAGCGGTTCTTGGGCAGCGCGGTCGACGTGAAGGGCCAGGACATGGAGCTATTGCCGTTCGGAGCAGGGCGGAGGATGTGCCCAGGGTACGGATTGGGATTGAAGATGATCCAATTATTGATGGCCAATCTTGTTCACGGATTCGAGTGGCTGCCTCCAGCGGGGATGAGGCCGGAGGAGGTGAGCATGGAGGAGGCGCCCGGTACCACCCTGCGGCGGGAGGTGCCACTGAAGGCTATCGTCGTGCCCAAACTGCCACGTCACCTTTACTGA